A window of Zingiber officinale cultivar Zhangliang chromosome 5A, Zo_v1.1, whole genome shotgun sequence contains these coding sequences:
- the LOC121983234 gene encoding peroxidase 7-like: protein MRSSPLHILFLLLLLLPYLLTAALAGPPEDDDEYLTKNYYSRSCPRFEETVGCKIDYWHSLDSSLSPSLIHLLFFDCAVRGCDASILLNNTGGERRSPAAASLRGFRVIDDIKAELEKTCPETVSCADILVAAAREATLKAGGPYWDNVYGRKDGRVSLAKEAEAVPTGRESITELIDFFDSLGLDILDLVVLSGAHTIGKATCGAIQHRLYNYGGVAGESDPSIDPRYLNYLKRKCRQASTEVDFDPTTPTEFDNEYYRNLKRHMGLLGTDQLLASDSRTEPIVEALASQEGVFKHQFAKSMKNLAEALVLEGNDEGEVRINCNFVNEKKK from the exons ATGAGGTCATCTCCTCTCCacatcctcttcctcctccttctcctcctcccttACTTGCTCACGGCCGCCCTTGCCGGTCCTCCGGAGGACGATGATGAATATCTGACCAAAAACTACTACTCACGGAGCTGCCCCAGGTTTGAGGAGACCGTCGGCTGCAAGATTGACTACTGGCATTCTCTTGACTCCTCCCTCAGTCCCAGCCtcatccacctcctcttcttcgatTGCGCTGTCAGG GGATGCGATGCGTCGATCTTGTTGAACAACACCGGCGGCGAAAGGAGATCTCCGGCGGCGGCGTCTCTGAGAGGTTTCCGCGTGATCGACGACATCAAGGCGGAGCTGGAGAAGACGTGCCCCGAGACGGTGTCCTGCGCCGACATCCTCGTGGCCGCCGCCCGGGAAGCCACTCTGAAGGCCGGCGGGCCGTACTGGGACAACGTATACGGCAGGAAGGACGGGCGGGTCTCCCTAGCCAAGGAGGCGGAGGCCGTCCCCACCGGCCGCGAAAGCATCACCGAACTGATCGACTTCTTCGACTCGCTGGGGCTCGACATCCTCGACCTCGTCGTCCTCTCAG GCGCGCACACCATCGGGAAAGCGACGTGCGGCGCGATCCAGCACCGGCTGTACAACTACGGCGGCGTGGCCGGGGAGTCGGACCCGTCGATCGACCCGCGCTACCTGAACTACCTGAAGAGGAAGTGCCGGCAGGCGTCGACGGAGGTGGATTTTGACCCCACGACGCCGACCGAGTTCGACAACGAGTACTACCGGAACCTGAAGCGACACATGGGGCTGCTGGGCACGGACCAGCTGCTGGCCTCCGACTCGCGCACGGAGCCCATCGTGGAAGCGCTGGCGTCGCAGGAAGGAGTGTTCAAGCACCAGTTCGCCAAGTCGATGAAGAACCTGGCGGAGGCGCTGGTGCTGGAGGGCAACGACGAGGGGGAGGTCAGGATCAACTGCAACTTTGTgaacgagaagaagaagtga
- the LOC121981730 gene encoding zinc finger CCCH domain-containing protein 36-like yields the protein MPEPSPKSDRASPSLPLQVADSLADDCVSPEEDRREIGEEGERVAEEERDEGRRRDDEVNDTSKKQEGCCKNPKSISSNSERSFVNSSNSHAQYFRDGDLGNGSPSKLHYKKTSEDKNEELCQPKKRPWSSPFIQHERENKNPAIVCDFFAQGWCIKGSSCRFLHKKDVVGDSGLETQEGISDMPISEYSTKPDFHLQRSLVRTYGKEMHGLSEFKSHDILHASKNFCDEHFQSGSGRTSALLCDEVRQESMFQRKNTITGLVPMVDFTADRYSTSGEISSRHFSNERMMYKEMPIGDHRNDASSLTENPLISESVLFSGVSSTPIDVHRDSDDAYSFGEKPDDLSGQHRGSCFTIHDSSCLTSFKSNFDNSTYSIQGSAATESLHSFAQAGTRFIHGLPVSDERGDVHTMLNHCSNFTTYGQPNVAGDSLSRLQQNLEENTWENSIPFQPSFSFASFIESCSDSQFDALGSNIGHPKEVTTPVLAGDFKPGYDANKSANSFTSASDTATVAPGLTTNDEKGNIPRMTDPAPINDAKVDNNMRDVNNLDNNIMESKSMKMVYAALVEFLKELLKPWWKEGHLSRDTHKLIVKKTTEKVLGALQPHQVPNSPLSIQQYLSSSRPKLLKLVEAYVDKYTQS from the exons ATGCCGGAACCCTCGCCGAAGTCGGACCGTGCTTCTCCCTCACTTCCATTGCAGGTTGCTGATTCCCTGGCCGACGATTGCGTGTCCCCGGAGGAGGATCGAAGGGAGATCGGAGAAGAGGGCGAGAGAGTGGCGGAAGAGGAACGAGACGAGGGGCGGCGACGCGATGACGAGGTCAATG ATACAAGCAAAAAACAGGAAGGCTGTTGCAAGAATCCAAAGTCAATTTCTTCCAATTCTGAGAGATCTTTTGTCAATTCATCAAATTCTCATGCCCAGTATTTTAGGGATGGTGATCTTGGCAATGGTTCTCCATCTAAGTTGCATTACAAAAAGACATCTGAAGACAAAAATGAAGAGCTCTG CCAACCTAAAAAAAGGCCATGGAGTTCTCCTTTTATTCAGCATGAACGTGAAAATAAAAATCCTGCAATTGTTTGCGATTTTTTTGCTCAAGGTTGGTGCATCAAGGGAAGTTCTTGTAGATTTCTTCACAAGAAAGACGTGGTTGGCGACTCTGGTCTGGAGACACAGGAAG GCATATCGGACATGCCAATTTCAGAATATTCAACAAAACCAGATTTCCATTTACAAAGGTCTCTTGTCAGAACGTACGGCAAGGAAATGCATGGATTGTCTGAATTCAAGAGCCATGATATTCTTCATGCATCAAAGAACTTTTGTGATGAGCATTTTCAATCTGGCAGTGGTAGGACATCTGCTCTCCTATGCGATGAAGTAAGACAGGAATCAATGTTCCAAAGAAAAAACACAATAACAGGACTAGTACCTATGGTTGATTTTACTGCTGATAGATACTCAACTAGTGGAGAGATTTCATCAAGACATTTTTCAAATGAAAGAATGATGTACAAGGAAATGCCAATTGGCGATCATAGAAATGATGCATCTTCTTTGACAGAAAACCCATTAATTTCAGAATCTGTTTTGTTCTCTGGTGTATCATCTACACCAATCGATGTCCACAGAGATAGCGACGATGCCTATTCTTTTGGAGAAAAGCCAGATGACCTTTCTGGACAACATCGAGGGAGCTGCTTCACAATTCATGATTCTTCTTGTCTAACAAGTTTCAAGTCAAATTTTGACAACTCTACTTATTCAATTCAGGGATCTGCTGCAACTGAGTCACTTCATTCATTTGCTCAAGCAGGCACAAGATTTATTCATGGACTTCCAGTAAGTGATGAACGCGGAGATGTCCATACAATGTTAAACCACTGCAGCAATTTCACTACTTATGGACAGCCAAATGTTGCTGGGGATTCGTTGTCTCGGCTGCAACAAAATCTTGAAGAGAACACTTGGGAAAACTCTATACCTTTTCAACCGTCATTTTCCTTTGCTTCTTTTATTGAATCCTGTTCCGATAGCCAATTTGATGCCCTTGGCAGCAACATTGGTCATCCAAAAGAAGTCACAACTCCTGTATTAGCTGGAGATTTTAAACCAGGATATGATGCCAACAAATCTGCAAATTCTTTTACTTCTGCTAGCGACACAGCTACTGTGGCTCCTGGTCTCACCACAAATGACGAGAAAGGGAACATCCCTCGTATGACTGATCCTGCTCCTATTAATGATGCAAAAGTTGACAATAACATGAGAGATGTAAACAATTTAGATAATAATATTATGGAATCAAAGTCAATGAAGATGGTTTATGCAGCTTTGGTGGAATTCTTAAAGGAATTGCTAAAGCCATGGTGGAAGGAGGGTCACTTGAGTAGGGATACCCATAAGTTGATAGTTAAGAAGACAACAGAGAAAGTCTTAGGTGCATTGCAACCCCATCAAGTCCCTAATAGCCCGTTGTCAATACAACAATATTTATCCTCCTCCAGGCCAAAGCTTTTGAAACTAGTGGAG gcCTATGTGGATAAATATACTCAATCCTGA
- the LOC121981731 gene encoding uncharacterized protein LOC121981731, whose translation MSMGSERKISVDPLSLKLVAEDGGAPPAVDSPLFLLPPLAQPDLFSGSLQGGSFKSPNLAQQRHHLAAVTSLGRQHSLALSRFAAEQRAALCRSKSCGEGRSSVPSDGFIDILSSRESAARVAPGRQQSHSVGSGEPRAAQRVKCGCLFLPGLSHKKKQMSLRNRSQMEEEGEDEEEEEEEVEVMDASHVSRTVSLEKFENASWNSSSPVSGSPRGSLFHFPTELLLIGRSETNSPVRAAFVFDGGAGNANTVLKRSLSRLGSSKSQGALLSNRHVRFTATASPVSEPASPSSAPITPRLQKAREEFDAYLEAQCA comes from the coding sequence ATGTCCATGGGGAGCGAGAGGAAGATCTCGGTGGATCCCCTCTCCTTGAAGCTTGTCGCCGAGGACGGAGGAGCTCCTCCGGCCGTCGACTCGCCCCTGTTCTTGCTTCCGCCGCTCGCGCAGCCCGATCTCTTCAGCGGCAGCCTCCAAGGAGGCTCCTTTAAATCGCCTAACTTGGCGCAGCAGCGGCACCACCTCGCGGCCGTCACCAGCCTCGGTCGGCAGCACTCCCTCGCTCTCTCCCGCTTCGCCGCCGAGCAGAGGGCGGCGCTTTGCCGGAGCAAGTCGTGCGGCGAGGGGCGGTCCTCCGTGCCTTCCGACGGCTTCATTGACATTTTGTCGAGCAGAGAGAGCGCCGCTCGAGTGGCCCCCGGTCGCCAGCAGAGCCACTCTGTGGGCTCGGGGGAACCACGAGCGGCGCAGCGGGTGAAATGTGGGTGCTTGTTCTTGCCCGGTTTGTCCCACAAGAAGAAGCAAATGAGCCTCCGGAATCGAAGCCaaatggaggaagaaggagaagacgaagaggaggaggaggaggaagtagAAGTCATGGACGCGAGCCACGTGTCGAGGACGGTCTCCCTTGAGAAATTCGAGAACGCGTCGTGGAATTCGTCGTCGCCGGTTTCTGGAAGTCCCAGAGGCTCCTTATTCCACTTTCCGACTGAGCTGTTGCTGATCGGCCGCAGCGAAACGAATTCGCCGGTGAGGGCGGCGTTCGTGTTCGACGGCGGCGCCGGGAACGCGAATACCGTACTGAAGCGGAGCTTGTCAAGGTTGGGGTCGAGCAAGTCGCAAGGGGCTCTTCTGTCGAACCGCCACGTGAGGTTCACGGCGACGGCGTCGCCCGTTTCAGAGCCGGCGTCGCCGTCGTCTGCTCCCATAACGCCGCGGTTGCAGAAGGCAAGAGAGGAATTTGATGCGTATTTAGAAGCACAATGCGCATAG